In Rahnella aquatilis CIP 78.65 = ATCC 33071, one DNA window encodes the following:
- a CDS encoding RidA family protein encodes MTIERIRPEPRMSDIVIHNDTIYYTAVPENLDANAKDQTTETLAIIDAALTEAGSDKSKILDATLFLVNKEDFPAMNEAWDAWVSPGNAPVRCTVQANLMNPKYKIEIKIIAAR; translated from the coding sequence ATGACCATCGAACGTATCCGCCCTGAACCACGGATGTCCGACATCGTTATTCATAACGACACCATTTATTACACGGCGGTGCCGGAAAATCTGGACGCGAATGCAAAAGACCAGACGACGGAAACACTGGCAATCATCGATGCCGCGCTGACTGAAGCAGGCTCAGACAAGAGCAAAATTCTCGATGCCACCCTGTTTCTGGTCAATAAAGAAGATTTCCCGGCGATGAACGAAGCCTGGGATGCCTGGGTATCGCCGGGCAATGCACCGGTGCGCTGTACCGTGCAGGCCAACCTGATGAATCCGAAATACAAGATTGAAATTAAGATTATCGCGGCACGTTAG
- the minE gene encoding cell division topological specificity factor MinE translates to MALLDFFLSRKKSTANIAKERLQIIVAERRRGDSEPSYLPELKRDILAVICKYIKIDPEMLQVQFEQKGDDISVLELNVTLPESEETPK, encoded by the coding sequence ATGGCATTGTTAGATTTCTTTCTGTCCCGCAAAAAATCGACAGCCAATATAGCCAAGGAACGGCTACAGATCATCGTAGCCGAACGGCGTCGAGGGGATAGTGAACCATCGTATCTGCCTGAACTGAAACGTGACATTCTGGCGGTCATCTGTAAGTACATTAAGATTGACCCGGAAATGTTGCAGGTTCAGTTCGAGCAAAAAGGTGACGATATTTCTGTACTGGAACTTAACGTCACCCTGCCAGAATCGGAAGAAACGCCTAAATGA
- the rnd gene encoding ribonuclease D yields MNYQLITTNDALEQVCLQAKAHSKIALDTEFVRTRTYYPQLGLIQLFDGERLTLIDPLPITAWQPFIDLLVNPDVIKFLHAGSEDLEVFLNAFGVMPSPLIDTQILAAFSGRPLSCGFARLVAETTGVELDKSESRTDWIARPLSEKQCVYAAADVWYLLPLADQLMRETQEAGWMDAALDECLALCRRRKEVLQPELAYLEISNAFQLRPRQLGCLKLLAAWRLNQARQRDLAVNFVVREENLWQVARYQPTSLGELEALGLSGPEIRYHGRTLLALVDESNALDETELPAPILNLIDQPGYRKVFKDIKALIQTVSEESKLSVEMLASRRQINQLLTCHWKLKDKESQPELISGWRGKLLAERLNDILSNY; encoded by the coding sequence TTGAATTATCAGTTGATCACCACCAATGACGCGCTGGAGCAAGTTTGTCTTCAGGCCAAAGCGCACAGTAAAATTGCGCTGGATACCGAATTTGTTCGCACCCGCACTTACTATCCGCAACTGGGGCTTATCCAGCTATTCGATGGCGAACGGCTGACGCTGATTGACCCTTTACCGATCACCGCCTGGCAGCCTTTCATCGATTTGCTGGTCAATCCTGATGTCATCAAATTCCTGCATGCCGGCAGTGAAGATCTGGAAGTGTTTCTGAATGCTTTTGGGGTGATGCCTTCACCGCTGATTGACACGCAGATCCTTGCCGCGTTCAGCGGGCGCCCGTTGTCCTGTGGTTTTGCACGTCTGGTAGCTGAAACTACCGGCGTTGAGCTGGATAAAAGCGAATCGCGCACGGACTGGATAGCCCGTCCTTTGAGCGAAAAGCAATGCGTTTATGCCGCGGCTGACGTGTGGTATTTACTGCCGCTGGCCGATCAGCTGATGCGTGAAACACAAGAAGCAGGGTGGATGGACGCCGCGCTGGATGAATGCCTTGCACTGTGCCGCCGCCGTAAGGAAGTGCTGCAACCGGAACTGGCTTATCTGGAAATCAGTAACGCTTTTCAGTTGCGTCCACGTCAGTTGGGGTGCCTGAAATTGTTAGCCGCGTGGCGCCTTAACCAGGCCCGTCAGCGTGATCTGGCCGTTAATTTTGTCGTACGTGAGGAAAACCTCTGGCAGGTGGCGCGCTATCAGCCAACATCGCTGGGGGAGCTGGAAGCGCTGGGGCTGAGTGGCCCGGAAATTCGCTATCACGGGCGTACATTGCTGGCGCTGGTGGATGAATCTAATGCACTGGATGAAACGGAACTTCCTGCACCGATTTTGAACCTGATAGATCAGCCGGGTTACCGCAAAGTCTTTAAGGATATTAAGGCTCTTATTCAGACTGTCAGTGAAGAGAGCAAACTGAGCGTTGAAATGCTGGCATCACGTCGTCAGATTAATCAGTTACTCACCTGTCACTGGAAGCTAAAAGATAAAGAATCACAACCGGAATTAATCAGTGGCTGGCGCGGGAAGTTGTTAGCTGAAAGGCTAAATGACATTTTGAGCAATTATTAA
- a CDS encoding bifunctional 4-hydroxy-2-oxoglutarate aldolase/2-dehydro-3-deoxy-phosphogluconate aldolase produces MKNWKTSAEQILTSGPVVPVIVINKLEHAVPLAKALVAGGVRVLEVTLRTPCAMDAIRAIAKEVPDAIIGAGTVLNPEQLAEVTEAGAQFAISPGLTESLLKAANAGSIPLIPGICTVSELMMGLDAGLREFKFFPAEANGGVKALQAIAGPFPQVRFCPTGGISPANYRDYLALKSVLCIGGSWLVPADALESGDYARITELAKEAVAGAKI; encoded by the coding sequence ATGAAAAACTGGAAAACAAGCGCGGAACAAATTCTGACCTCAGGGCCGGTTGTTCCTGTGATTGTTATCAACAAACTGGAGCATGCGGTCCCGCTGGCCAAAGCACTGGTTGCCGGTGGCGTGCGTGTGCTGGAAGTGACGTTGCGTACCCCATGCGCGATGGATGCGATCCGCGCTATCGCAAAAGAAGTACCGGACGCCATCATTGGTGCGGGTACCGTGCTCAATCCTGAGCAACTGGCTGAAGTGACCGAGGCAGGTGCTCAGTTTGCGATTAGCCCTGGCCTGACTGAGTCTTTACTTAAAGCCGCCAATGCCGGTTCTATCCCTTTAATTCCCGGGATTTGTACTGTATCCGAACTGATGATGGGTCTGGATGCCGGTTTGCGTGAATTTAAATTCTTCCCGGCTGAAGCCAATGGCGGCGTGAAAGCGTTGCAGGCGATTGCCGGCCCGTTCCCGCAGGTGCGTTTCTGTCCGACCGGCGGGATTTCACCGGCGAACTATCGTGATTACCTGGCGCTGAAAAGCGTGCTGTGTATCGGTGGTTCATGGCTGGTACCAGCCGATGCGCTGGAAAGCGGTGATTACGCACGGATCACTGAACTGGCTAAAGAAGCCGTGGCCGGTGCTAAGATCTAA
- the zwf gene encoding glucose-6-phosphate dehydrogenase, with protein sequence MAVTQTAQACDLVIFGAKGDLARRKLLPSLYQLEKAGHIHPDTRIIGVGRAEWDKAAYTEVVKEALTTFMKEKIDPQLWDKLSARLDFCNLDVNDVKHFKVLGKMLDQQNRATINYFAIAPGHFGAICRGLGEAGLNKEPARVVMEKPLGHSLESSQVINDQVAEYFAESQVYRIDHYLGKETVLNLLALRFANNLFASNWDNRTIDHVQITVAEEVGIEGRWGYFDDAGQMRDMIQNHLLQILTMIAMSPPADLSTDRIRDEKVKVLRSLRRIDQSNVRENTVRGQYTAGFVQGKKVPGYLEEEGAKKTSSTETFVSIRVDIDNWQWAGVPFYLRTGKRLPSKCSEVVVYFKNPALNLFRDSYQQLPQNKLTIRLQPDEGIEIEVLNKVPGLEHKHRLQTTKLDLSFTETFNEQHIADAYERLLLETMRGIQALFVRRDEVEEAWKWVDSIMNAWAAESEAPKPYQSGTWGPVASVAMITRDGRSWNEFE encoded by the coding sequence ATGGCGGTAACTCAGACAGCCCAGGCTTGTGATCTGGTAATTTTCGGTGCAAAGGGCGATCTTGCGCGCCGTAAGCTGTTGCCTTCCCTGTATCAGTTAGAGAAAGCGGGTCACATTCACCCGGACACCCGCATCATCGGTGTCGGACGTGCGGAATGGGACAAAGCGGCCTATACCGAAGTGGTTAAAGAAGCGCTGACCACTTTCATGAAAGAAAAGATTGATCCGCAACTGTGGGATAAACTCAGTGCCCGTCTTGATTTCTGTAACCTTGATGTCAACGATGTGAAGCATTTCAAAGTGCTGGGCAAAATGCTCGACCAGCAAAATCGCGCCACCATTAACTACTTTGCCATTGCGCCAGGTCACTTCGGTGCGATTTGCCGCGGTCTGGGCGAAGCCGGGCTGAACAAAGAGCCTGCGCGGGTCGTGATGGAAAAACCACTGGGACACTCTCTGGAGTCTTCTCAGGTTATTAACGATCAGGTGGCGGAATACTTTGCTGAGTCCCAGGTTTACCGTATTGACCACTATCTGGGTAAAGAAACGGTACTGAACCTTCTGGCCCTGCGTTTTGCTAACAATCTGTTTGCCAGCAACTGGGATAACCGCACCATCGATCATGTGCAGATCACCGTCGCTGAAGAAGTCGGTATCGAAGGCCGCTGGGGTTACTTCGATGACGCGGGTCAGATGCGCGACATGATCCAGAACCACTTGCTGCAAATTCTGACCATGATCGCCATGTCGCCTCCGGCTGATCTGAGCACCGACCGTATCCGTGACGAAAAAGTGAAAGTGCTGCGATCCCTGCGCCGTATCGACCAGTCCAACGTGCGTGAAAACACCGTGCGCGGCCAGTACACCGCCGGCTTTGTGCAAGGCAAGAAAGTGCCGGGGTATCTGGAAGAAGAAGGCGCGAAAAAAACCAGCAGCACTGAGACCTTTGTTTCTATCCGCGTGGATATCGACAACTGGCAGTGGGCGGGTGTGCCGTTCTACCTGCGTACCGGTAAGCGTCTGCCGAGCAAATGTTCAGAAGTCGTGGTGTATTTCAAAAACCCTGCGCTGAACCTGTTCCGTGATTCTTACCAGCAGTTGCCGCAGAATAAACTGACGATTCGTCTGCAACCGGACGAAGGTATCGAGATCGAAGTACTGAACAAAGTGCCGGGTCTTGAGCACAAACACCGTCTGCAAACCACCAAGCTGGATCTGAGCTTCACTGAAACCTTCAATGAACAGCATATTGCGGATGCTTACGAGCGCCTGTTGCTGGAAACCATGCGTGGGATCCAGGCGCTGTTCGTGCGTCGTGATGAAGTGGAAGAAGCCTGGAAATGGGTCGACTCCATCATGAATGCGTGGGCGGCAGAAAGCGAAGCACCAAAACCGTATCAGTCCGGGACATGGGGTCCGGTAGCGTCTGTGGCGATGATCACCCGCGACGGTCGTTCATGGAACGAGTTCGAGTAA
- the fadD gene encoding long-chain-fatty-acid--CoA ligase FadD codes for MEKVWLKRYPADVPENIDPDRYSSLVEMFENATLRYADNAAFINMGEVMTYRKLEERSRAFAAYLQNELGLRKGDRVALMMPNLLQYPIALFGVLRAGMVVVNVNPLYTPRELEHQLNDSGASAIVIVSNFAHTLEKVVYKTQVKHVILTRMGDQLSAAKGTLVNFVVKYIKRLVPKYHLPNAISFRTALQRGRRLQYIKPDIINDDLAFLQYTGGTTGVAKGAMLTHRNMQANLEQAKAAYAPLLQPGHELVVTALPLYHIFALTVNCLLFLELGGKSLLITNPRDVPGMVKELGKYPFTAISGVNTLFNALLNNEDFRELDFSSLRLSVGGGMSVQKSVAEKWEKLTGKHLLEGYGLTECSPLVAGNPYDLKHYSGSIGLPVPSTEVRLVDDNGQDVAPGQPGELWVKGPQVMLGYWQRPSATDEVLKDGWLSTGDIVTVDEQGFLRIVDRKKDMILVSGFNVYPNEIEEVVSQHDKVLEVAAIGVPDESSGEIVKICVVKKDPSLTSEELLAHCRRLLTGYKVPKIVEFRDELPKSNVGKILRRELRDEQVKPKASPKQDAA; via the coding sequence TTGGAAAAGGTTTGGCTAAAACGATATCCGGCAGATGTTCCTGAGAACATCGATCCTGACCGCTACAGTTCGCTGGTCGAGATGTTTGAAAATGCCACATTGCGTTACGCAGACAACGCGGCATTTATCAACATGGGCGAGGTGATGACTTACCGCAAGCTCGAAGAGCGTAGCCGTGCTTTCGCCGCCTATTTACAAAATGAACTGGGACTCAGAAAGGGCGACCGCGTTGCCCTGATGATGCCGAATCTGCTGCAATATCCGATTGCCCTGTTTGGCGTATTGCGCGCCGGTATGGTGGTCGTCAACGTCAATCCGCTGTATACGCCGCGTGAACTCGAGCATCAGCTTAACGACAGCGGTGCCAGTGCCATTGTGATTGTTTCCAACTTCGCCCATACCCTGGAAAAAGTGGTATACAAAACCCAGGTTAAGCATGTGATCCTGACCCGAATGGGCGATCAGCTTTCTGCAGCGAAGGGCACACTGGTTAACTTTGTGGTGAAATATATCAAACGGCTGGTGCCGAAATACCACTTGCCGAACGCGATTTCCTTCCGCACCGCCTTACAGCGCGGGCGTCGCCTGCAATACATCAAACCCGATATCATTAATGATGATCTGGCTTTTCTGCAATATACCGGCGGAACGACAGGCGTGGCGAAAGGGGCGATGCTGACCCACCGCAACATGCAGGCAAATCTGGAGCAGGCGAAAGCGGCCTATGCACCGTTGTTACAGCCGGGGCATGAACTGGTGGTGACCGCACTTCCGCTGTATCACATTTTCGCACTGACAGTGAATTGCCTGCTGTTCCTTGAACTGGGCGGTAAAAGCCTGCTCATCACCAATCCGCGCGACGTGCCGGGGATGGTCAAAGAACTCGGCAAATATCCTTTCACGGCTATCAGCGGCGTGAATACGTTATTCAATGCATTGCTCAACAATGAAGATTTCCGTGAGCTTGATTTCTCTTCACTGCGCCTTTCAGTCGGCGGAGGAATGTCGGTGCAGAAATCAGTGGCTGAGAAGTGGGAAAAACTGACTGGTAAACATCTGCTGGAAGGTTACGGACTGACAGAATGTTCACCGCTGGTGGCTGGCAACCCGTATGATCTGAAACATTACAGTGGCAGTATCGGCCTGCCGGTTCCGTCTACGGAAGTCCGCCTTGTGGACGATAACGGTCAGGATGTCGCGCCGGGCCAGCCTGGTGAGCTGTGGGTTAAAGGCCCGCAGGTTATGCTGGGTTACTGGCAACGACCTTCCGCCACCGATGAGGTGCTAAAAGATGGCTGGTTATCGACGGGCGATATCGTTACAGTGGACGAGCAGGGTTTCTTACGAATTGTTGACCGTAAAAAAGACATGATTCTGGTTTCCGGTTTCAACGTCTACCCTAACGAAATTGAAGAGGTGGTTTCACAACATGACAAGGTACTCGAAGTTGCCGCCATTGGCGTGCCGGATGAGTCGTCGGGTGAAATCGTCAAAATTTGCGTGGTGAAGAAAGACCCATCACTGACCAGCGAAGAGCTCCTCGCACATTGTCGCCGGTTATTAACCGGTTACAAAGTACCGAAGATTGTTGAGTTCCGCGATGAGTTGCCGAAGTCAAATGTTGGTAAAATCCTCAGAAGGGAACTTCGTGATGAGCAGGTGAAACCGAAAGCCAGTCCGAAGCAGGATGCGGCATAG
- a CDS encoding ATP-dependent DNA helicase: MTDDFATDGALAQKIEGFKPREPQRLMAQAVSKAISGKQGLVVEAGTGTGKTYAYLAPALRSGKKVIISTGSKNLQDQLYSRDLPKVASALNFKGRLALLKGRSNYLCLERLEQQSLSGGDLASQALSELAHLRHWSSSTEEGDISTCTVVPEDSFVWPLVTSTNDNCLGSDCPLYKECFVVKARRKAMDADVVVVNHHLFMADMVVKESGFGELIPEADVMIFDEAHQIPDIASQYFGQQVTSRQLLDMAKDITIAYRTEVRDSVQLQKSADRLSQSTMDFRLALGEPGFRGNLRDVLSQPAIQRALLLLDDALELCYDVVKLSLGRSALLDAAFERATLYRNRLKRLKDVSIPGYSYWYECNSRHFVLALTPLSVTDKFSEMMKEKPGAWIFTSATLSVNDQLHHFTERLGLDEAETLLLPSPFDYARQALLCVPRFLPESNGQGSSKQLARMLRPLIEANKGRCFFLCTSHKMMRELAEEFRASLTLPVLLQGETSKGQLLAQFVEAGNALLVATSSFWEGVDVRGDALSCVIIDKLPFTSPDDPLLKARIEDCRLRGGDPFNDVQLPDAVITLKQGVGRLIRDTADRGVMVICDNRLVMRPYGEVFLNSLPPTPRTRDLAQAIRFLQNAGEQN, translated from the coding sequence GTGACAGACGATTTCGCAACAGACGGCGCACTGGCGCAGAAAATTGAAGGTTTTAAACCCCGTGAACCTCAGCGTCTGATGGCGCAGGCTGTCAGCAAAGCCATCAGCGGTAAGCAAGGGCTGGTGGTGGAAGCCGGTACTGGTACCGGTAAAACCTACGCGTATCTGGCACCGGCATTGCGCTCCGGCAAAAAAGTCATTATCTCCACCGGATCCAAAAACTTACAGGATCAATTGTATTCCCGTGATTTGCCCAAAGTTGCCAGTGCGCTGAACTTCAAAGGCCGTCTCGCTCTGCTGAAAGGGCGCTCAAACTATTTATGTCTGGAACGTCTGGAGCAGCAATCGCTTTCCGGCGGCGATCTCGCCAGCCAGGCGCTCAGCGAACTGGCACATCTGCGTCACTGGTCGAGCAGTACAGAAGAGGGCGATATCAGCACCTGCACCGTGGTGCCGGAAGACAGCTTTGTCTGGCCGCTGGTGACCAGTACCAACGACAATTGTCTTGGCAGTGACTGCCCGTTATACAAAGAATGCTTCGTGGTAAAAGCCCGCCGTAAGGCGATGGACGCCGATGTGGTGGTGGTGAACCATCATCTGTTTATGGCGGATATGGTGGTGAAAGAGAGCGGCTTTGGCGAGCTGATCCCCGAAGCTGACGTGATGATTTTTGACGAAGCGCATCAGATCCCGGACATTGCCAGCCAGTATTTTGGCCAGCAGGTCACCAGCCGCCAACTGCTTGATATGGCTAAAGACATCACCATTGCTTACCGCACGGAGGTCCGTGACTCGGTGCAGTTGCAGAAAAGCGCGGACCGGCTGAGCCAGAGCACAATGGATTTCCGTCTGGCGCTCGGCGAGCCCGGTTTTCGCGGCAATCTTCGTGACGTTCTCAGCCAGCCCGCCATTCAGCGTGCCTTACTGTTGCTCGATGACGCGCTGGAGCTGTGCTACGACGTGGTCAAATTATCACTCGGCCGTTCTGCATTGCTGGACGCCGCGTTTGAACGGGCAACGCTTTACCGCAACCGTCTCAAGCGCCTGAAAGACGTGTCGATCCCGGGTTACAGTTACTGGTACGAATGTAACTCCCGCCATTTCGTACTGGCGCTGACGCCGTTGTCAGTGACTGACAAATTCAGCGAGATGATGAAAGAAAAACCGGGGGCGTGGATTTTCACCTCTGCGACGCTTTCGGTGAACGACCAGTTGCATCATTTTACCGAGCGCCTGGGGCTGGATGAGGCAGAAACATTGTTGCTGCCGAGCCCGTTTGATTACGCCAGACAGGCGTTGTTGTGCGTTCCGCGCTTTTTGCCTGAATCGAACGGGCAGGGCAGTTCGAAACAGCTGGCGCGCATGCTGCGTCCGCTTATCGAAGCCAACAAAGGCCGCTGTTTCTTCTTGTGTACGTCTCATAAAATGATGCGCGAACTGGCGGAAGAATTCAGGGCCAGCCTGACGCTGCCGGTTTTATTGCAGGGCGAAACCAGTAAGGGTCAGTTGCTGGCGCAGTTTGTCGAAGCCGGTAACGCGTTACTGGTCGCCACCAGCAGCTTCTGGGAAGGCGTGGATGTGCGTGGTGACGCGCTGTCGTGTGTAATCATCGACAAACTGCCGTTCACGTCGCCTGACGATCCGTTGCTCAAAGCCCGTATTGAGGATTGCCGTCTGCGCGGCGGAGATCCGTTCAATGACGTACAATTACCGGATGCCGTCATTACCCTTAAGCAGGGCGTCGGACGCTTGATCCGTGATACGGCTGATCGCGGCGTGATGGTGATTTGTGATAACCGGCTGGTAATGCGTCCGTATGGTGAAGTTTTCCTCAACAGTTTGCCGCCCACACCGCGCACCCGTGATCTGGCACAAGCGATCCGCTTTTTACAGAACGCCGGAGAGCAGAATTAG
- a CDS encoding Slp family lipoprotein: MRKWSVVQQLSGIAGKKMVLSAVALSVLVLSGCVTVPDEIRGTTATPQMNLQAVQGAPGLYVGQESRFGGKVISVTNLQNKTRLEIATVPLDEGARPILGAASRGRIMAYINGFVDPVDYRNQLVTVVGPITGVEKGTIGQTSYDFVTVNVNSYKRWRIQQQVVMPPQPIGPWGYGFGGPYDSWGRGFGPGWGPGWYNTAPARVENVVTE; this comes from the coding sequence ATGCGTAAGTGGTCTGTTGTTCAGCAGTTATCAGGGATCGCGGGTAAGAAAATGGTGCTGAGTGCCGTGGCGCTCAGCGTGTTGGTATTATCAGGTTGTGTCACGGTACCTGATGAAATTCGCGGTACCACGGCTACACCGCAAATGAATTTACAGGCGGTGCAGGGCGCGCCGGGGTTGTACGTCGGGCAGGAATCGCGTTTTGGCGGTAAAGTGATTTCCGTGACCAACTTGCAAAACAAGACGCGTCTGGAAATCGCGACCGTTCCGCTGGATGAGGGTGCACGCCCGATTTTAGGCGCAGCATCGCGCGGACGCATCATGGCTTACATTAACGGTTTTGTGGATCCGGTGGATTACCGCAATCAGCTGGTGACCGTCGTCGGGCCAATTACCGGCGTGGAAAAAGGCACCATTGGTCAGACGTCTTATGACTTCGTTACCGTCAATGTCAACAGCTACAAACGCTGGCGGATACAGCAACAGGTCGTTATGCCGCCTCAACCTATCGGCCCGTGGGGGTATGGTTTTGGCGGGCCGTATGATTCCTGGGGGCGAGGATTTGGGCCTGGTTGGGGTCCCGGCTGGTATAACACAGCACCGGCACGGGTCGAAAACGTCGTTACAGAATAG
- the tsaB gene encoding tRNA (adenosine(37)-N6)-threonylcarbamoyltransferase complex dimerization subunit type 1 TsaB: protein MSTRILAIDTATEACSVALYNQGETLAHFELCAREHTQRILPLVQQILAEAGLSLKQLDALAFGRGPGSFTGVRIGIGIAQGLSLGAELPLLPVSTLQTMAQGACRQTGADRVLTAIDARMGEVYWGEFTRDAQGVWHGEDTEKVIKPEQLLARAGELTGRFATAGTGWEAYPHLLGESPMVELFDGKMLLPQAEDMLPLALRLWENGIRVNPEDAEPTYLRNEVTWKKLPGR, encoded by the coding sequence ATGTCCACGCGAATTTTAGCAATTGATACGGCGACAGAAGCCTGTTCCGTTGCGCTTTACAATCAGGGCGAAACACTCGCTCATTTTGAACTCTGCGCCCGCGAACATACGCAGCGCATTCTGCCGCTGGTGCAGCAGATCCTCGCCGAAGCGGGGCTTTCACTGAAACAACTCGACGCCCTGGCTTTTGGCCGGGGACCGGGCAGTTTTACTGGCGTGCGTATCGGCATTGGTATTGCTCAAGGTTTATCGCTTGGCGCAGAACTGCCTTTGTTACCCGTCTCAACATTGCAAACGATGGCGCAGGGCGCCTGTCGCCAGACCGGCGCTGACCGGGTGCTTACCGCCATTGATGCGCGTATGGGGGAAGTCTATTGGGGCGAATTTACCCGCGATGCACAAGGTGTCTGGCATGGCGAAGATACTGAAAAGGTGATCAAACCTGAACAGCTTCTGGCGCGTGCGGGTGAGCTAACCGGGCGGTTTGCCACCGCAGGTACTGGCTGGGAAGCTTATCCACATTTGTTGGGTGAATCTCCGATGGTGGAATTATTTGATGGCAAAATGTTACTGCCGCAGGCGGAAGACATGCTGCCGCTGGCGCTCCGGCTCTGGGAAAACGGTATTCGCGTTAATCCGGAAGATGCTGAACCGACCTACCTGCGTAATGAAGTGACGTGGAAAAAGCTGCCAGGCCGATAA